CTCAAGATCACGGAGCGTGAGCCGTCCAAACCCGGGATTGAGTATTTCCTGGATTGCGGCCCCGCGCTCATCGGTATCATCCAGGCCAAGGATTTCGGCAACAGTCATCCGTTTGAGAATGAAGGGCTGGGCGCCAACCATTTTTCGTTCCGCATCCACGCCGATGATTTCGACCCGATGATCCGCCGGCTGGAAGAGAACGGCGTGCGGATTGAATTCGCCAAGAAGCGCGAGAAAAGCTGGTCACTGTATTTTTACGATCTGGACGGCAACAAGCTGGAAATCACTTCCTGGCCCCGCGAGGACGGCCTTTCCCCTGAACGGCTGCGCAAAGAGATTTATGATCCGAAAACCAAAACCTGGAACCCCTATTAAACGGTGAGGATTTGACGATGGCCAAACTCAAGCCCGGCGACAAGGCCCCGGATTTTACACTTCCTGCCAGCGGCGGAAAAATTGTGTCCCTCAAGGATTATCTGGGGACGAAGAAGGTTGTCCTTTATTTTTACCCCAAGGACGATACCCCCGGCTGCACGGTTGAGGCCTGCGGTTTTCGCGACGCGGCCAAGCCCCTGGCCCAGGTGGACGCCGTTGTCCTGGGAGTCAGCGCGGACAATGTCGCTTCGCACGACAGGTTTACCGCCAAGTTCGGCCTCCCTTTTTTGCTGGTCAGCGACGTGGACAAGAAAATGTGCGGGGATTACGGCGTGATTGCGGAGAAGAGCATGTTCGGCAAGAAATACCTGGGGATCATGAGATCGACTTTTATCATTGATAAGCAGGGTAAAGTCGCTAAAATATTTGAAAAGGTCAGCCCGCAAGGGCATGACCAGGAAGTTCTGGAAGCCCTGAGGTCTTTGTAAGCAAATGAGAAAATTTTTATTCGTTTTATTTTTGGTCGGCTTGACAGGATGGCTCAGTTCCTGCGCGACGGGGCCGAAGTCGCCGCGGGGTCCCGCCGGCCCGAGCACCGCCACCACGCCGGGCTCCTCAGGCCCGCGCGGCGACGCGATTCACATGGTCGGCCCCGGAGAAACATTCTGGCGCATCGCCAAAATGTACGACGTCCCCCTGGCCACGATCATGAAGGCCAACGGGATCTCCGATCCCAAGGATCTGAAGATGGGCCAGCGGCTCAAGGTCCCCAACGCCGCCAACATCAAGGCGGTCGTGTCCCTCTTTCCTTCCGACAAGTGGAAATATCTTATCATCCATCATAGCGCGACCGAAGAGGGCAGTTCTCTTCAGTTCCACCATTCCCATCTGGCCAAAGGATGGGACAAAGGCGTGGGGTATCATTTCGTCATCGATAACCGCACCAGCGGCAAACAGGACGGAGAGATCGAGGCCACGCCGCGCTGGATCAAGCAGCTCGATGGCGCGCACTGCAAGGCGTCGGACATGAACAGCAAAGCCGTCGGGATCTGTCTGGTGGGAAATTTCAGCGAAGATAAAGTTTCGAAGAAGCAGATGGATTCCCTGGTTTTCCTGGTGGAGACCCTGCGCAAATATTACGGCATCCCCGTTAAGAACATCATCGCCCACGGCCACGTGTCCGGCAGTTCCACGGACTGCCCCGGCAAGAGATTCCCCTGGGAAGACTTCAAGAGACGAATCAGATAGATCTTCCCCCCGTTCCTACCCCGCCCCATCCGGCAGCGGCACAAAGACCGGCTCTTCTTTCTCCAAAATTCCGATCGCGCACAGGACCTGGTCCTCATACTCGCCGAGCAGTTCAACGATGATCTGCAGTGCGCCGGTGGCCCTGACCTGCTGGACATATCCCTGCCGGAGCGGGAATTTCACGATGAAGTCCGACTTGGGGATCGAAGGGTAGGATATATCGGCCAGGTTGAACCGTACCTGGTCCCGGCTGTACCGCAGGACCCGGGAATCTCCCCAGTTGACGCGGAAACCCGGCGGGAGCCGGTTGATGTTCAGCGGGAGGACATCGTCCTTGGTCACGGCGAAGAGCTGGTATCCCTTGGGGTAACGGGCATTGAGCGCCTGGACCTGATTGTCCGGAACCGACATGGTATAGGTCGTGATGGACTTCTGATGCTTTGCGGTTTTGGCCTGTGAGCTGATGATCAGGATGAGGACCCCCAGGACGCACAGAAGGAATATTTCAAATTTGTATTCGGAGACCGGTTTGAAGGGCGGTTCGCCCGGCGGCATTTTGGGCAGACGGGCTTCTCTTCGTTCTTTGATTTCTTCCAGCTGGCGTTTTCGGCTTTTTCCCCGTTTGCCCATGGTGGTCTTGTGAATTAAAAATGGAAAATTGAGGATTGAAGATAGAAAATTTAGCTGTCGCGGTGAACGATGCCCGGCGCGAAAGCCGGCAGACAGACAGCGATGTATTCCGCTCCGCCCTTGGCAGGCGTGCTGTATTGAACCCATTCCCCGGAAGGGACGATCACGGCCTGCCCGGCCTTGACGTCCATTTTGTTTTTACGCGAGGCGACGCGGAGTTTTCCCTTGAGCACAAGGGTATACTCGTCGAATTCCGGCGTTTGTCCCGGCTCGACCCATCCGGACGGGCTTTTCATATGCGCGATGCTGACCTCGGCGGTCCTGGAATTGACCCGGCCTATGAATTCCTGGATGATTTTGGGTTTGCTCCCGGCGGCCCTAATCTTTGTCGGTTTTCTGATCAATTGCGGCACGATCCCCCTCCTGGTCTGACGATGTGTTCCAGCGTTCCTTGTACATGAAATAAACTTTTCGCAATTGACGTATCCGTGGACTTTGCGTCCCGTCACCCTGACCGGCGATGCCGTTCCATTCGAAATGCCAGTCGTTGGCCGCGAGGTCCTGCGTCAGCGGTTGGCCGCTCTGCCAC
The sequence above is a segment of the Candidatus Omnitrophota bacterium genome. Coding sequences within it:
- a CDS encoding VOC family protein, yielding MIKILGIDHVALNVRDLDKAVEFYTKVIGLKITEREPSKPGIEYFLDCGPALIGIIQAKDFGNSHPFENEGLGANHFSFRIHADDFDPMIRRLEENGVRIEFAKKREKSWSLYFYDLDGNKLEITSWPREDGLSPERLRKEIYDPKTKTWNPY
- the bcp gene encoding thioredoxin-dependent thiol peroxidase, with protein sequence MAKLKPGDKAPDFTLPASGGKIVSLKDYLGTKKVVLYFYPKDDTPGCTVEACGFRDAAKPLAQVDAVVLGVSADNVASHDRFTAKFGLPFLLVSDVDKKMCGDYGVIAEKSMFGKKYLGIMRSTFIIDKQGKVAKIFEKVSPQGHDQEVLEALRSL
- a CDS encoding N-acetylmuramoyl-L-alanine amidase, which gives rise to MRKFLFVLFLVGLTGWLSSCATGPKSPRGPAGPSTATTPGSSGPRGDAIHMVGPGETFWRIAKMYDVPLATIMKANGISDPKDLKMGQRLKVPNAANIKAVVSLFPSDKWKYLIIHHSATEEGSSLQFHHSHLAKGWDKGVGYHFVIDNRTSGKQDGEIEATPRWIKQLDGAHCKASDMNSKAVGICLVGNFSEDKVSKKQMDSLVFLVETLRKYYGIPVKNIIAHGHVSGSSTDCPGKRFPWEDFKRRIR
- a CDS encoding cupin domain-containing protein; amino-acid sequence: MPQLIRKPTKIRAAGSKPKIIQEFIGRVNSRTAEVSIAHMKSPSGWVEPGQTPEFDEYTLVLKGKLRVASRKNKMDVKAGQAVIVPSGEWVQYSTPAKGGAEYIAVCLPAFAPGIVHRDS